A stretch of the Candidatus Zixiibacteriota bacterium genome encodes the following:
- a CDS encoding protein-L-isoaspartate(D-aspartate) O-methyltransferase gives MADRTKEEKYALLRSRMVDEQLVRRGISDPGVLAAMRAVPRHLFIPEKYRADAYRDSPVPIGSGQTISQPYIVASMTEELALDHASTVLEIGTGCGYQTAVLAEIAGRVYSIERLPDLHELACATLGLLRYDRVNLRLGDGYRGWAEEAPFDGIIVTAAAPRIPERLTGQLSVGGRLILPVGSEFGRQELVLIERTATGLVEKVLYEVRFVPMQGDSQA, from the coding sequence ATGGCGGATCGAACCAAGGAAGAGAAGTACGCGCTGCTGCGCAGCCGGATGGTCGATGAGCAGCTGGTGCGGCGCGGTATCAGCGATCCCGGGGTGCTGGCCGCCATGCGGGCGGTGCCGCGGCACCTGTTCATTCCCGAGAAGTACCGGGCCGACGCCTACCGCGACAGCCCCGTGCCGATCGGCTCCGGGCAGACTATCTCGCAGCCCTACATCGTGGCCTCGATGACCGAGGAACTGGCGCTCGACCACGCAAGCACGGTGCTTGAAATAGGGACCGGCTGCGGCTACCAGACCGCTGTCCTGGCCGAGATCGCCGGCCGCGTCTATTCGATCGAGCGGTTGCCCGATCTCCACGAGCTGGCCTGCGCCACCCTCGGTCTGCTCCGCTACGACCGCGTGAACCTGCGTCTCGGCGATGGTTACCGGGGCTGGGCGGAGGAGGCGCCGTTTGACGGCATCATCGTCACCGCGGCCGCTCCGCGGATCCCGGAGCGGTTGACGGGTCAGTTGTCGGTCGGGGGGCGGCTCATTCTGCCGGTCGGATCCGAATTCGGCCGGCAGGAGCTGGTCCTCATCGAGAGGACGGCCACCGGCTTGGTGGAGAAAGTCCTCTACGAAGTGAGATTTGTACCGATGCAGGGGGATAGCCAGGCCTAG
- a CDS encoding prepilin-type N-terminal cleavage/methylation domain-containing protein — protein MRMKYIQKQSGLSLLEVLIGMIVLAMGLLGLAPMLVMSIEGNVMSRDNTVAANLAKQQVEQYEGMNSLPAIPFTLQETGLAGGRYTRSTYIRGHATDASIPTGVYQIDVTIAWTDNQNVPRTTQYSTFILEP, from the coding sequence ATGAGAATGAAATACATTCAGAAACAGAGCGGCCTGTCGCTGCTGGAAGTTCTCATCGGCATGATCGTGCTGGCGATGGGTCTGCTGGGTCTCGCCCCGATGCTGGTCATGTCGATTGAGGGGAACGTGATGTCCCGGGACAACACCGTGGCCGCCAACCTGGCCAAGCAGCAGGTGGAACAGTACGAAGGGATGAACTCGCTCCCGGCGATTCCGTTTACGCTGCAGGAGACGGGCCTCGCCGGCGGGCGGTACACCCGCTCGACCTATATCCGCGGGCACGCCACCGACGCCTCCATCCCCACGGGGGTCTACCAGATCGACGTGACGATCGCGTGGACAGACAACCAGAACGTGCCGCGCACCACGCAGTACTCCACGTTTATTCTCGAACCATGA
- a CDS encoding prepilin-type N-terminal cleavage/methylation domain-containing protein — translation MYRPLRHSAGYTIMELLVALVLTGIVAAAGFSFYVSMHNSALTQEDISNMQHTSRSSLQEIAKTLRMAGYKLAGHAAYRISGDSLYVFFSDTQPVDTVLYYLQENTALGVNAPNGWKPMFLMKKVNNQPAAVFSDVVRSITYTVIDSANVQVSIEAQTAKSDESWDEDSGYRSFTATERVTIQNLEL, via the coding sequence ATGTATAGACCACTTCGACACAGCGCGGGCTACACGATCATGGAACTGCTCGTGGCCCTGGTGCTCACGGGCATTGTGGCGGCGGCCGGTTTCAGCTTCTACGTCTCCATGCACAACTCGGCGCTGACGCAGGAGGACATCTCCAACATGCAGCATACGTCGCGGTCGAGCCTGCAGGAGATCGCCAAGACGCTGCGCATGGCCGGGTACAAGCTGGCCGGGCACGCGGCCTACCGGATCAGCGGCGACAGCCTGTACGTCTTCTTCAGCGACACCCAGCCGGTGGACACGGTGCTGTACTACCTGCAGGAGAACACCGCGCTCGGGGTCAACGCGCCGAACGGGTGGAAGCCGATGTTCCTGATGAAGAAGGTGAACAATCAGCCCGCCGCAGTCTTCTCCGATGTCGTGCGCTCGATTACCTACACCGTCATCGACTCGGCCAACGTCCAGGTCTCGATCGAGGCGCAGACGGCGAAGTCCGACGAGTCGTGGGACGAGGACAGCGGCTACCGGTCGTTCACGGCGACCGAGCGGGTGACGATCCAAAACCTCGAACTCTAG
- a CDS encoding pilus assembly PilX N-terminal domain-containing protein produces MDKPFTTERGSALLIALLLTGMLTLVAFIAMDNSNTDIALSYNVMNSDRAFYAAEAGVKRSLVALNADPSWNEGFADVPIGAGSFSVAVEDSSVTPALADTIIVTSTGLVRDAQSTIEMTLVPVRFNPFLKALFGDNSVDIKNSMESDSYNSDSGAYAGTRTWHDGDVGSNGTITIANGAIVGGGVATSQPGGLSINAGATVYDDTTSTAPRQEVPDVPQTEFDWAAAHNQNLSGISGSFTYNPSTKAFETSGSVTLSSGVYYFSSIILKNSASMEVAPGATVMIYVTGDIEMKNSAAMNTAGAPKDLQIYSQGDIVLKNSGDIHAVFYSAGGEADLRNSGQFFGAVVARDIVVHNSAKFHYDRSLGEIEKNWDAHMKVVAWREL; encoded by the coding sequence ATGGACAAACCTTTCACCACTGAACGGGGGAGCGCCCTGCTGATCGCCCTGCTGCTGACAGGGATGCTCACACTGGTGGCCTTCATCGCCATGGACAACTCCAATACCGATATAGCCCTGTCCTACAACGTGATGAACAGCGACCGCGCTTTCTATGCCGCCGAGGCCGGGGTCAAGCGGTCGCTCGTCGCGCTCAACGCGGATCCCTCCTGGAACGAAGGCTTCGCCGACGTCCCGATCGGCGCCGGCAGTTTCAGCGTGGCGGTCGAGGACAGCTCGGTCACTCCGGCCCTGGCCGACACCATTATCGTGACTTCGACCGGCCTGGTCCGCGATGCCCAATCGACGATCGAGATGACGCTTGTGCCGGTCCGGTTCAATCCGTTCCTCAAAGCCCTTTTCGGCGACAACTCGGTGGACATCAAGAACAGCATGGAATCCGATTCGTACAACTCCGATTCCGGCGCCTACGCCGGCACGCGGACGTGGCACGACGGGGATGTCGGCTCGAACGGAACGATCACGATCGCGAACGGGGCGATTGTCGGCGGCGGCGTGGCGACCTCGCAGCCCGGCGGGCTGAGCATCAACGCCGGCGCGACCGTCTACGACGACACGACCAGCACGGCCCCGCGGCAGGAGGTGCCCGACGTGCCGCAGACGGAATTTGACTGGGCCGCCGCCCACAACCAGAATCTCAGCGGTATTTCCGGGAGCTTCACCTACAACCCCTCGACGAAAGCCTTCGAGACGTCCGGCAGTGTGACCCTGAGCAGCGGCGTGTACTATTTCAGCAGTATCATCCTGAAAAACAGCGCCTCGATGGAGGTCGCACCGGGGGCGACAGTCATGATCTACGTGACGGGGGACATCGAGATGAAAAACTCGGCGGCGATGAACACTGCCGGTGCTCCCAAAGACCTGCAGATCTACTCGCAGGGGGACATCGTGCTCAAGAACAGCGGCGACATCCATGCCGTGTTCTATTCCGCGGGCGGCGAGGCCGACCTTCGTAATTCGGGCCAGTTCTTCGGGGCGGTGGTCGCGCGCGACATCGTCGTCCACAACAGCGCCAAGTTCCACTACGACCGCTCGCTGGGCGAAATCGAGAAGAATTGGGACGCCCACATGAAAGTCGTCGCCTGGCGCGAACTCTAG
- a CDS encoding S9 family peptidase, producing MSRPLRTACALFLLLALLGPATGPAAQENITYQTPPQAIVDIVDAPRTPRLSLGPDRQNLLLLEYPALPPLEEVAQPELRLAGERINPRTNGPSRGGYYSSMKLRTLDDRTEYPITGLPSPVRITDIEWSPDGSRVAFACTIEDRIELWLLDLAARTARRLSERPLNAVFGSPFTWFSDSRTLLVRFLPDDRGEPPVKPRVPEGPNVQENLGAKAPARTYQDLLANPCDEQLFDYYGAAQTALVTVDGAVTPVGRTGVLVNTSPSPDGRYILAETIHRPYSYTVPAERFPRTIEVWDRAGATVYRVADLPLADRVPITFGSAPTGPRDVDWRADADAALFWVEALDGGDAAVVTDERDRLFLLPAPFTGEPAALLTLGFRYSGVQWGNDSLALVNETWWPTRTVRTWRLRPGRPEARAELIVDRSWEDRYQDPGAPMLDRSGRGTYVLATADTGTVIFRTGAGASPEGNQPFLDAFNVDTKETTRLFRSAAPYYEEPVDFLDIDRRLVLTRRESVDQPPNYFRRDLRHDDLMQITFFPHPTPQLRDVKKELVTYTRADGVQLSGKLYLPPRYDPKRDGPLPMLMWAYPEEFKSAGAAGQVTDSPYRFVRASWSSPLLWLALGYAVLDDPSMPIVGEGDAEPNDTYVEQLVASARAAVDEMVRRGVADRDRIAVGGHSYGAFMTANLLAHSDLFAAGIARSGAYNRTLTPFGFQSEERTFWEAPQTYFTMSPFMQADRINEPLLLIHGEADNNPGTYPMQSERFYAALKGQGATVRLVMLPHESHGYQARESVLHVLWEMTQWLDTYVKNRRLAEPGAVKSMSGAE from the coding sequence ATGTCTCGCCCGCTGCGAACCGCTTGCGCGCTCTTCCTTCTTCTGGCCCTGCTCGGCCCGGCGACGGGGCCGGCGGCCCAGGAGAACATCACCTACCAGACGCCGCCGCAGGCGATTGTCGACATCGTCGACGCACCCCGGACGCCGCGGCTGTCGCTCGGCCCCGACAGACAGAACCTTCTCCTCCTGGAGTACCCCGCCCTCCCGCCTCTCGAGGAGGTGGCCCAACCGGAACTCCGGCTTGCCGGCGAGCGCATCAACCCCCGCACCAACGGCCCCAGCCGCGGCGGGTATTACAGCAGCATGAAGCTGCGGACGCTCGATGATCGGACCGAGTATCCCATCACGGGTCTGCCCTCTCCCGTCCGCATCACCGACATAGAGTGGTCTCCGGACGGGTCACGGGTCGCTTTTGCCTGTACGATCGAGGATCGGATTGAGTTGTGGCTGCTCGACCTGGCTGCACGCACCGCCCGGCGGCTTTCGGAGCGGCCCCTGAACGCCGTGTTCGGCAGCCCGTTCACATGGTTCTCGGACAGCCGGACGCTGCTTGTTCGGTTCCTCCCCGACGATCGGGGAGAGCCGCCCGTCAAACCGCGCGTTCCTGAGGGCCCGAACGTCCAGGAGAATCTCGGGGCGAAAGCTCCCGCCCGCACTTACCAGGACCTTCTGGCCAACCCCTGCGACGAGCAATTGTTCGACTACTACGGGGCCGCCCAGACGGCGCTCGTGACCGTCGATGGCGCGGTGACGCCGGTCGGTCGGACCGGAGTCCTCGTAAACACGTCTCCTTCGCCCGACGGCCGCTACATTCTGGCGGAGACGATTCATCGCCCCTACTCGTACACGGTGCCCGCCGAGCGTTTCCCGCGCACGATCGAGGTGTGGGACCGCGCCGGCGCGACCGTCTACCGGGTCGCCGACCTCCCGCTGGCCGACCGGGTGCCGATCACGTTCGGCTCGGCCCCGACCGGCCCACGCGACGTCGACTGGCGCGCGGATGCCGACGCGGCGCTCTTTTGGGTGGAGGCGCTCGACGGGGGGGATGCCGCCGTCGTCACCGACGAGCGCGACCGCCTCTTTCTGCTTCCGGCCCCGTTCACCGGCGAGCCGGCGGCGCTGTTGACGCTGGGTTTCCGTTACTCCGGTGTCCAGTGGGGCAATGACAGCTTGGCGTTGGTGAACGAGACCTGGTGGCCGACCCGCACCGTCCGGACCTGGCGCCTCCGTCCCGGCCGGCCGGAGGCCCGCGCCGAGCTGATCGTCGACCGGTCGTGGGAGGACCGTTACCAGGACCCGGGCGCACCGATGCTGGACCGGAGCGGGCGCGGCACGTATGTCCTGGCGACGGCCGACACCGGGACGGTGATCTTTCGCACCGGGGCCGGCGCCTCGCCGGAGGGCAACCAGCCCTTCCTCGATGCCTTCAATGTGGACACGAAGGAGACCACCCGTCTGTTTCGTTCCGCGGCCCCGTACTATGAAGAGCCGGTGGATTTCCTCGATATCGACCGCCGCCTGGTGCTCACCCGCCGGGAATCGGTTGACCAGCCGCCGAACTATTTCCGCCGCGATCTTCGCCACGACGATCTCATGCAGATCACGTTCTTCCCCCACCCGACCCCGCAGTTGAGAGACGTCAAGAAGGAGCTGGTCACCTATACGCGGGCTGACGGCGTGCAGCTCAGCGGCAAGCTCTATCTGCCGCCGCGGTATGACCCGAAGCGGGACGGCCCGCTGCCGATGCTCATGTGGGCCTACCCGGAGGAGTTCAAGTCGGCGGGCGCCGCGGGCCAGGTGACCGACTCCCCCTACCGCTTTGTCCGCGCCTCCTGGTCGTCTCCCCTGCTCTGGCTGGCGCTCGGATACGCCGTTCTCGACGATCCCTCGATGCCGATTGTCGGGGAGGGAGATGCGGAGCCGAACGACACGTACGTGGAGCAGTTGGTGGCGAGCGCCCGGGCGGCGGTCGACGAGATGGTCCGCCGGGGCGTGGCCGACCGCGACCGCATCGCTGTCGGCGGGCATTCCTACGGCGCGTTCATGACCGCCAACCTGCTCGCCCACTCCGACCTGTTCGCCGCCGGGATCGCCCGCAGCGGCGCCTACAACCGCACCCTCACCCCCTTCGGGTTCCAGTCGGAGGAGCGCACCTTCTGGGAGGCCCCGCAGACATATTTCACGATGTCCCCCTTCATGCAAGCCGACCGGATCAACGAACCGCTGCTACTGATTCACGGCGAGGCCGACAACAACCCCGGCACGTACCCCATGCAGAGCGAGCGGTTCTACGCCGCTCTGAAAGGGCAGGGGGCGACAGTCCGCCTCGTGATGCTCCCGCACGAAAGCCACGGCTACCAGGCGCGGGAATCGGTCCTCCACGTGCTGTGGGAGATGACGCAATGGCTGGACACCTACGTGAAGAACCGGCGGCTGGCGGAGCCCGGCGCGGTCAAGAGCATGTCCGGCGCCGAGTAG
- a CDS encoding glutaminyl-peptide cyclotransferase, which translates to MSRAGCALAALSVGAALSAGCSKSTDAEPPPAPDSTRTYTYTVIDSFPHDSTAYTQGLAFGPEGYLYEGTGLYGGSSLRRVELTTGRVDTMIGLAALYFGEGIALLGNRIVQLTWRENSAFVWNRASFAREGQFSYAGEGWGLTFDGSRFIMSNGGSALQFRDTATFEIRRSAQVRDDDGPVDRLNELEYIDGEVWANIWLTDWIARIDPDDGRVTGYVDLTGLLSRTAHPTAEVLNGIAWDSAGARLFVTGKYWPWLYQIEVREAP; encoded by the coding sequence ATGAGCCGCGCCGGGTGCGCGCTGGCCGCGCTTAGCGTGGGCGCGGCCCTCTCCGCCGGCTGCTCGAAATCGACCGATGCCGAACCGCCGCCGGCCCCCGACTCCACGCGCACTTACACGTACACGGTGATCGACAGCTTCCCCCACGACTCGACCGCGTACACCCAGGGCCTCGCTTTCGGTCCCGAGGGTTACCTGTACGAGGGGACCGGTTTGTACGGCGGCTCGTCGCTGCGCCGGGTCGAACTGACGACCGGCCGGGTCGATACGATGATCGGCCTCGCCGCGCTCTATTTCGGCGAGGGGATTGCCCTGCTGGGGAATCGCATCGTCCAACTCACCTGGAGAGAAAACTCGGCGTTCGTGTGGAACCGCGCATCGTTCGCGCGGGAAGGTCAGTTCAGCTATGCGGGCGAGGGCTGGGGGCTGACCTTCGACGGCAGCCGGTTTATTATGAGCAACGGCGGCTCGGCTCTCCAGTTTCGTGACACGGCCACGTTCGAGATCCGGCGGAGCGCCCAGGTTCGCGACGACGACGGGCCGGTTGACCGCCTCAACGAACTGGAGTATATCGACGGCGAGGTCTGGGCCAACATCTGGCTTACCGATTGGATCGCCCGGATTGACCCGGACGACGGCCGGGTGACGGGCTACGTCGACCTGACCGGGCTGCTCTCGCGAACTGCCCACCCGACGGCGGAGGTCCTCAACGGCATTGCCTGGGATTCGGCCGGGGCGCGGCTCTTCGTCACCGGCAAATACTGGCCCTGGCTCTACCAGATCGAAGTGCGGGAGGCGCCGTGA
- a CDS encoding glutaminyl-peptide cyclotransferase: MAALLAVLPAACGSSQKQPAPPAKIAAYRVKVIRTYPHDSLAFTQGLAYEGGYLYEGTGKPGASSVRRVRLETGAVLQRRDLPAPHFGEGIALVGDRLVQLTWTSRTGFVYDRATLAPLSEFRYLTEGWGLTYDGIRLIMSDGSATLQLLDPQTYEYCSFLAVRADGEPVERLNELEYVDGEIFANVWPGDRIARISAATGQVTGWIDASGLLAPEDYGDSTDVLNGIAWDAEHRRLFLTGKCWPKLFEVELEPVE; encoded by the coding sequence ATCGCCGCCTTGCTGGCGGTGCTGCCGGCCGCCTGCGGATCGTCGCAGAAGCAGCCGGCGCCGCCGGCGAAGATCGCCGCCTACCGGGTGAAAGTGATCCGCACGTATCCGCACGACAGTCTCGCTTTCACGCAGGGCCTGGCCTACGAAGGAGGCTACTTGTACGAGGGGACCGGGAAACCCGGCGCGTCGAGCGTGCGCCGGGTCCGGCTCGAGACCGGTGCGGTGCTGCAGCGCCGCGATCTGCCGGCGCCCCATTTCGGCGAGGGAATCGCTCTGGTCGGAGACCGCCTGGTTCAGCTCACCTGGACCTCCCGCACCGGATTCGTGTACGACCGGGCGACGCTCGCGCCTCTGTCCGAGTTCAGGTATCTCACCGAAGGCTGGGGGCTCACGTACGACGGGATCCGTCTGATCATGAGCGACGGCAGCGCGACGCTGCAGCTTCTGGATCCGCAGACGTACGAGTATTGCAGTTTCCTGGCCGTGCGGGCCGACGGCGAACCGGTCGAGCGGCTCAACGAGCTGGAGTATGTCGACGGCGAGATTTTCGCCAACGTGTGGCCCGGCGACCGCATCGCCCGTATCAGCGCCGCCACCGGACAGGTCACCGGCTGGATCGACGCCTCCGGGCTGCTCGCGCCCGAGGACTACGGCGACAGCACCGATGTCCTCAACGGTATCGCCTGGGATGCCGAGCACCGTCGTCTGTTCCTCACCGGCAAGTGCTGGCCCAAGCTGTTCGAAGTAGAACTGGAACCCGTGGAATGA
- a CDS encoding GNAT family N-acetyltransferase has protein sequence MRAGKSIATLRLELIPATPSLLAADVARSARLAEELGAVVPPDWPPSELAEVLPRLLSALERRPDLRGWWAYYWVASGEGRGPRTLIGSGGFHGRPDAEGCIEIGYGVLPDFQGRGYATEAVAALVAWALRHRTVTMVFANTGADNQPSIRLLERLGFLRAGIGAEPWTVRFEVDRRRFRRPMPR, from the coding sequence GTGCGCGCCGGTAAGTCGATCGCGACGCTGCGGCTGGAACTGATCCCGGCCACGCCCTCGTTGCTGGCGGCCGATGTCGCCCGTTCGGCCCGATTGGCGGAGGAACTGGGGGCGGTCGTGCCGCCCGACTGGCCGCCTTCCGAACTGGCCGAGGTGCTCCCGCGCCTGCTGTCGGCTCTGGAGCGCCGTCCGGACCTGCGCGGCTGGTGGGCCTACTACTGGGTGGCTTCAGGCGAGGGACGCGGACCGCGCACCCTGATCGGCAGCGGCGGATTCCACGGCCGGCCCGATGCCGAAGGGTGCATCGAAATCGGCTACGGCGTGTTGCCGGACTTCCAGGGCCGCGGATACGCGACTGAGGCGGTGGCTGCCCTGGTCGCCTGGGCGCTGCGCCATCGCACGGTTACGATGGTCTTCGCCAACACCGGAGCGGACAACCAGCCGTCCATCCGTCTCCTGGAGCGGCTCGGATTCCTCCGCGCAGGCATCGGGGCCGAGCCCTGGACAGTCCGTTTCGAGGTTGACCGGCGGCGCTTTCGCCGCCCCATGCCCCGGTAG
- a CDS encoding GNAT family N-acetyltransferase has protein sequence MVIEYVDSAAGLAPDRLTGFFAGWPNPPSPEMHRRILRRSDCVVLAIDPSAGRVVGFINALTDRVLSAYIPLLEVLPEYRGQGIGSELVRRLLKRLSGLYMIDLMCDPSVQPSYERLGFVRAAGMSRRDFSAQGGKPD, from the coding sequence ATGGTGATCGAGTATGTGGATTCGGCGGCCGGTCTCGCGCCCGACCGTCTGACCGGCTTTTTCGCCGGCTGGCCGAATCCTCCGTCGCCGGAGATGCACCGGCGCATCCTCCGGCGGAGCGACTGTGTCGTGCTCGCGATCGATCCATCCGCCGGCCGCGTCGTCGGCTTCATCAACGCTCTCACCGACCGCGTCCTCTCCGCCTACATTCCGCTTTTGGAGGTTCTCCCCGAGTACCGGGGACAGGGCATCGGAAGCGAGTTGGTCCGGCGACTGCTTAAGCGGCTGTCGGGGCTGTATATGATCGACCTGATGTGCGATCCGTCAGTCCAGCCGTCTTATGAGCGTCTGGGATTCGTGCGCGCGGCGGGGATGAGCCGGCGGGATTTTTCGGCGCAAGGCGGAAAACCGGATTAG